One window of the Deinococcus betulae genome contains the following:
- the priA gene encoding replication restart helicase PriA encodes MTPAAAPSSGSWLVAVNLPVVACDFAPLHGWTGPAPLGCRVLVPWRGDLMVGLVVGAGDGRGAHRLREAVHVLDDPAGPWVPPATVTGLSDWARDARLPAGLVWGDLLGVGWEAACTHLVRAVEDADLSPFARKVPGPRWTDAAAFAPVLLDAIREQGLLDERFTPQPRLKTVVEARALDVVPPASRSVTVLQAAAEVPPHLTPKQAQACAWLREHGPAETLSAWARAAGLSNSVVTAALNAGGAAYVRTEAPPPEAWTWLQEHGPADSYAAWANGASADGVVLSGTQAGTLALRGWADTVEILAPPPTLPEAVPLTVPAGAPDRLPQTTVWRLHGGRASARYGVLAPRVLGVLAQGQGVLVLAPDHATLRRAWDGLSGLAAHAGTQAVQVSGSLNDAQREHTWALVRAGEARLVVGSGHALAAPLQRLGLVVVLEEASDAHKLLSGSRAFLPDLAARMAAAHQAQLAYVGSAPAAESVPHPGAVLPPPRTRVHVVDYANPPEQPELGPLSGVHLKATSGMGYPLSHDLARLLRQVQERGRQAALLAPRRGYSALLRCPTCDHTPQCRHCDVPLRFHQQTRQLTCHQCGYHEAIPDRCDRCGDRLWQARGPGTEWIAQEASKLLPGFPVYRLDKDRQDDLTPLLSGEPGLVVGTQLLLSQEAPPNLALIGVTLADTWLNVSDFRASERYHRLLRQLTEWHPTRAPMLVVQTFQAEHPALKVVVEGQGVLAYPAAEERARAALGYPPHARLAQIEVSAREAARAQAAAQDLAAALHGAGATAQEVLGPAPSPVARLRGVYPYHLFLRARNEARLGELLRVLDSRTWKARVRVDVNPRGGL; translated from the coding sequence GTGACCCCGGCCGCCGCTCCCTCTTCCGGTTCGTGGCTGGTGGCCGTGAATCTGCCGGTTGTGGCGTGCGATTTTGCGCCGCTGCACGGCTGGACAGGGCCGGCGCCGCTGGGCTGCCGGGTACTGGTGCCGTGGCGCGGCGACCTGATGGTGGGGCTGGTGGTGGGGGCCGGCGATGGACGCGGCGCCCACCGTCTGCGCGAAGCCGTGCATGTGCTGGATGACCCTGCCGGCCCCTGGGTACCGCCCGCCACCGTGACCGGCCTGAGTGACTGGGCGCGCGACGCCCGGCTGCCGGCGGGGCTGGTCTGGGGTGACCTGCTGGGCGTGGGCTGGGAGGCGGCCTGCACCCATCTCGTGCGGGCCGTTGAGGACGCGGACCTCAGCCCCTTCGCCCGCAAAGTCCCCGGCCCCCGCTGGACCGACGCGGCCGCCTTCGCCCCAGTCCTGCTAGACGCCATCCGCGAACAGGGGCTGCTGGACGAGCGTTTCACGCCACAGCCGCGCCTGAAAACAGTTGTGGAGGCCCGCGCGCTGGACGTGGTGCCGCCCGCCTCGCGGAGCGTGACGGTTCTTCAAGCGGCGGCCGAGGTGCCCCCGCACCTGACTCCCAAGCAGGCCCAGGCCTGCGCCTGGCTGCGCGAGCACGGTCCGGCCGAGACCCTGAGCGCCTGGGCCAGGGCCGCCGGCCTGAGCAACAGCGTGGTCACGGCGGCCCTGAACGCCGGTGGGGCCGCGTATGTGCGCACCGAGGCCCCGCCGCCTGAGGCCTGGACCTGGCTGCAGGAGCACGGTCCAGCCGATTCCTATGCCGCCTGGGCCAATGGCGCCAGCGCAGACGGCGTGGTGCTGTCCGGGACCCAGGCCGGCACCCTGGCGCTGCGCGGCTGGGCGGACACGGTAGAGATCCTGGCGCCGCCGCCTACCCTGCCAGAGGCCGTGCCCCTCACTGTTCCGGCCGGCGCCCCTGATCGCCTGCCCCAGACGACAGTGTGGCGGCTGCATGGAGGCCGGGCCTCCGCCCGGTACGGCGTGCTGGCCCCCCGGGTGCTGGGTGTCTTGGCTCAGGGCCAGGGGGTGCTGGTGCTGGCCCCGGACCACGCCACCCTGCGCCGCGCCTGGGACGGGTTGTCAGGGCTGGCGGCCCACGCGGGCACGCAGGCGGTGCAAGTCAGCGGCAGCCTGAATGACGCCCAGCGCGAACACACCTGGGCCCTGGTGCGGGCGGGCGAGGCCCGGCTGGTGGTCGGCAGCGGGCACGCGCTGGCGGCGCCCCTACAGCGCCTGGGGCTGGTGGTGGTGCTGGAAGAAGCCAGCGACGCCCACAAACTGCTGAGCGGCAGCCGGGCGTTTCTCCCCGATCTGGCCGCGCGCATGGCGGCGGCGCACCAGGCGCAGCTGGCTTACGTAGGGTCGGCGCCCGCTGCCGAGAGCGTGCCGCACCCCGGCGCAGTGTTGCCGCCGCCCCGCACTCGCGTGCATGTGGTGGACTACGCCAACCCCCCCGAGCAGCCCGAGTTGGGCCCGCTGTCGGGCGTGCATCTGAAGGCCACCAGCGGCATGGGCTATCCCCTCAGTCACGACCTGGCGCGGCTGCTGCGGCAGGTGCAGGAACGGGGACGGCAGGCCGCGCTGCTGGCCCCCCGGCGCGGCTACAGCGCCCTGCTGCGCTGCCCCACCTGCGACCACACGCCGCAGTGCCGCCACTGCGACGTACCGCTGCGCTTTCACCAGCAGACCCGGCAGCTGACCTGCCACCAGTGCGGCTACCACGAGGCCATCCCCGACCGCTGCGACCGCTGCGGCGACCGCCTGTGGCAGGCACGCGGCCCCGGCACCGAATGGATTGCCCAGGAAGCCAGCAAGCTGCTGCCCGGCTTTCCGGTCTACCGCCTGGACAAAGACCGTCAGGACGACCTGACGCCACTGCTGAGCGGCGAACCCGGTCTGGTCGTGGGCACCCAGTTGCTCCTGTCCCAGGAGGCGCCCCCCAATCTGGCCCTGATCGGCGTGACCCTGGCCGACACCTGGCTGAATGTCAGCGATTTCCGGGCGTCCGAACGCTACCACCGCCTGCTGCGCCAGCTTACGGAGTGGCATCCCACCCGCGCGCCCATGCTGGTGGTGCAGACCTTTCAGGCCGAGCACCCGGCCCTTAAGGTCGTGGTCGAGGGTCAGGGGGTCCTGGCTTACCCCGCCGCCGAGGAGCGGGCCCGCGCCGCCCTGGGCTACCCGCCCCACGCCCGCCTGGCCCAGATTGAGGTCAGCGCCCGGGAGGCCGCGCGCGCCCAGGCCGCCGCACAGGACCTGGCGGCGGCCCTGCACGGCGCCGGCGCCACCGCCCAGGAAGTGCTGGGCCCGGCGCCCAGCCCAGTGGCGCGGCTGCGCGGCGTGTACCCCTATCACCTCTTTCTGCGCGCCCGCAACGAGGCCCGGCTGGGCGAACTGCTGCGCGTGCTCGATTCCCGCACCTGGAAAGCGCGGGTGCGGGTGGACGTGAATCCCAGAGGCGGGCTGTAG